The nucleotide window TTGAAAAAGGCTGGCGCAACGGCGTGCTGGCGCTCTTCTGCCCGCACACGACCTGCGGCCTCACCGTCAACGAAGGGGCAGACCCCGACGTGCGCCGCGACATGCTGACCTTTTTCAACGGGCTTGTTCCCCGCCTTGGCGACTATCACCACGCCGAAGGCAACAGCGACGCCCATATCAAGGCCACCCTGCACGGCCCTTCCCTGACCCTTTTTGTGGAAAACGGCGAACTCTGCCTCGGCACGTGGCAGTCCGTCTATCTGTGCGAAGGCGACGGCCCGCGCCGCCGCAGCATCTGGCTGCAATGGCTGGCCGGCCAGGAGGAATAAGCCATGGAACACCAGACTGACCTGATACTGACTCTCGCAGGCGGCCTTTCAGCAGCCATGGTACTGGGCTTCATCACCCAGAAGCTGCGCCTTTCGCCACTTGTGGGCTATCTGCTGGCAGGCATTCTGGTGGGGCCGTATTCGCCCGGATTCGAGGCCGATGCCTCCACAGCGGCCCAGTGCGCTGAAATCGGCGTCATTCTGCTCATGTTCGGCGTGGGGCTGCACTTTCACCTCAAGGACCTTCTGGCCGTGGGGGCCATTGCCCTCAGCGGGGCAGCCGTGCAGATTTCGGCCGCCACCCTGGCCAGTATGGTTTTGCTGCACTATTTCTTCGGCTTTTCCCTGATGTCGGCAGCCATCTTCGGCATGGCCATATCCGTGGCGAGCACCGTGGTGCTCACCCGCGTTCTCACCGACAATCACCAGCTCCACACCCATACGGGGCACGTGGCCCTGGGCTGGCTGGTGGTGGAGGACATCTTCACTATCCTGCTGCTGGTGCTGCTGCCCGCTGTGCTCAGCCCCGGAGGCGAGTTCTGGAGCGCCCTTGGCCTCACCCTGCTCAAACTGGCCGGGCTTACGGCCTTTACCCTCATTGTGGGGCAAAAGCTTATCCCCCTCTTTCTGGGCTATGTGGCCCGCACGGGCACGCGCGACCTCTTTACCCTGGCCGTCATAGCCCTGGCCCTTGGCATCGCCGTGGCAGCCGCCTAC belongs to Desulfovibrio sp. and includes:
- a CDS encoding secondary thiamine-phosphate synthase enzyme YjbQ; the encoded protein is MLSLEFETTSRSDMRDITSQLRSVVRRNAIEKGWRNGVLALFCPHTTCGLTVNEGADPDVRRDMLTFFNGLVPRLGDYHHAEGNSDAHIKATLHGPSLTLFVENGELCLGTWQSVYLCEGDGPRRRSIWLQWLAGQEE